The Corynebacterium coyleae genome segment GATGTGAGTATCCCGCTGAGCGTACTTGTGGCTGTCACGGGTGTATCGGGCTCGGGCAAGTCGACGCTGGTGAACCAGATTCTGGCGAAAACCCTGCAAAACCAACTGAACGGTGCGCGCCAAGTGCCCGGGCGTGTGAAGAAGGTCGAAGGCCTGGAGCACCTGGACAGACTCGTGCAGGTGGACCAGAGCCCGATTGGGCGCACGCCGCGGTCGAACCCCGCGACATACACGGGCGTGTTTGACAAAATTCGTAACCTGTTCGCCGAGACTCAGGAGGCGAAGGTTCGCGGCTACAAGGCCGGGCGATTCTCCTTCAACGTCAAGGGCGGCCGCTGTGAGGCGTGTCGTGGCGACGGCACGATCAAGATCGAGATGAACTTCCTGCCGGACGTGTACGTCCCGTGCGAAGTGTGCCAGGGTGCACGTTACAACCGCGAGACGCTCGAAGTGCGCTACAAGGGCAAGAACATCGCCGAGGTGCTCGACATGCCGATCTCCGAGGCAACCGAGTTCTTCGAGCCGATCACCTCGATCCACCGCTACCTGCAAACGCTGGTAGATGTCGGTCTCGGCTACGTCCGACTCGGGCAGAGCGCAACCACGCTGTCCGGCGGTGAGGCACAGCGCGTGAAGCTCGCCGCGGAGCTGCAGAAGCGTTCTAACGGTCGCACGATCTACATTCTCGACGAGCCGACCACCGGCCTGCACTTCGAAGACATCCGCAAACTCATGCTGGTGCTCAACGGGCTGGTGGAGAAGGGCAATACCGTGCTGGTCATTGAGCACAACCTGGATGTGATCAAGTCCGCTGACTGGATCATTGACATGGGTCCGGAAGGTGGCTCAGGCGGCGGCACCGTGGTTGCGCAGGGCACCCCGGAGGACGTGGCCAAGGTCGAAGGGTCCTTCACCGGCGAGTTCCTCCAGGATGTGTTGATAAAAGGGTAGGAGAGCTCGATTTGGTGCACGCGTGTAATGCGTGTACTATTCACTTCGCACCGCCCAGCGTGTCCATTTCACGGATGCGCGGGCCACAAGAGGAGTGAATCCCACCCCAAGCCGCTGGCGTTGAGCCGAGTTGGATACGGGTCAAACGGTGTGCCAGATGTTGGCATGCCTGGACGATCTCCCGCCACCGTTTTTCGGTGAGCGGGTTTTTCGCGTGAGATCACCCCGAATGTGACCCAGAGCGGCAACGACATTGTTTCTCGAAGTCTCTAGGAGTTCTCATCAGCGCTGAAGCTCGGATTAACGATCGAATCCGCGTCCCCGAAGTTCGCCTTGTCGGCCCGTCCGGCGAGCAGGTCGGCATTGTCCGTACGGATGATGCCCGCAAGCTGGCGTACGAAGCGGATCTCGACTTGGTTGAGGTGGCGCCGAACGCTAAGCCGCCTGTGGCCAAGATCATGGACTACGGCAAGTTCAAGTACGAGCAGGATCAGAAGGCCCGCGAGGCCCGTAAGAACCAGCAGCAGACCGTGGTCAAGGAACAGAAGTTCCGTCCCAAGATCGATGAGCACGACTACCAGACCAAGAAGGGCAATGTTGAGCGCTTCCTGGAGAAGGGCAACAAGGTCAAGGTCACCATCATGTTCCGCGGCCGCGAGCAGTCCCGCCCTGAGCTGGGCTACCGCCTGCTGGAGCGTCTCGCTGAGGATATCGGCGAGTTGGGTGTGGTCGAGTCCCGCCCGAAGCAGGACGGCCGCAACATGACGATGGTCTTCGGACCGGCTCGCAAGGGCAAAAAGTAAGTTTTGAAATAACCGACACTCTGAAGGGCTTTCACCATGAAGCAGAAGACCCACAAGGGCACCGCAAAGCGCATCAAGGTCAACGGCAAGGGCAAGCTGCGCCGCGAGCAGGCTGGTAAGCGCCACCTGAACGAGAAGCTCTCCTCGAAGCGTCGCCGCAAGCTCTCCGGCACCACCGACGTCGCTAAGGCTGACGTCAAGCGCGCAAAGCGCCTCCTCGGCATGTCCTAAGCACTGCCCGATCAATCAACCGATTACGAGATAAGAAAAGGAAGTTTGACTCATGGCACGTGTGAAGCGTTCAGTCAATGCTAAGAAGAAGCGCCGCGCAATCCTCAAGTCCGCGAAGGGCTACCGTGGCCAGCGTTCCCGCCTCTACCGCAAGGCTAAGGAACAGTGGCTGCACTCCCAGACCTACGCTTACCGCGACCGTCGTAAGCGCAAGGGTGAGTTCCGCAAGCTGTGGATCCAGCGCATCAATGCTGGTGCACGCATGAACGGCATCACCTACAACCGCCTCATCCACGGCCTGAAGCTGGCTGAGGTTGAGGTCGACCGCAAGATCCTCGCCGAGCTCGCTGTCAGCGACTTCGCTGCATTCTCCGCCCTGTGCGAGGTTGCAAAGAACGCTCTGCCGGAGGACGTCAACGCTCCGAAGAACGCCGCATAAGCGCTTTCGCTTTTCGACGACACACCGCCCCGTCCCACCACACCAGGTGGGACGGGGCGGTTTTTGTTCGCGGTAAGGTATCGGCCATGGCATTGGATTTTGAGCAGCCGTTTACTGAGCGCACCCCGCGTGTGGTCAACGCTGCGAAGCTGAAACGCGCGGCGGGTCGTCGCAAAGCAAAAGCTTTTCTCGCGGAAGGGGAGAACGCCGTGGAAGCGGCGGTGGCTACGGGTGCAGCAACAGACTTGTTTGTCACCGAAGCAGCGGCTGAGCGTTTCGAGGAAATCGTTCGCGCCGCTGGCTACATGGATGTCTACACGCATGCCATCAACGACAAAGCTGCTCAGCACCTCGCCGACGCGGTGACCAACACGGGTATTTTCGCGGTGTGTAGGCCGGTGCTGTGGACGGTGCCGTCGATCCTCAAGGGCCGGCCCCGTCTAGTCGCAGTGTGTGTGGAGACCAACGACCCGGGCAACGCAGGCACGATCATCCGCCTAGTAGATGCGCTGGGTGCGGATGCAGTCATCTTCGCTGGGGACACCGTCGATCCAGAGTCGCCGAAAGTGGTGCGTTCCACCGCAGGATCGTTGTTCCACGTACCAGTGGCACGTGACCGTGATGTCCACCGGGTAATTGGGCAGCTGCATTCTGCAGGATTAGCTACGGTGGCAACCTCGGCGTCGGGGGAGACATCCCTCGCGCAAGCGGACGAGGTGCTTGCACGCCCAACAGCGTGGCTGTTTGGCAACGAGGCCCACGGGCTTAGCGATGAGCTTCTCACCAATGCTGATCACCGGATCTCCATCCCGATTAAGGGCAGCGCGGAATCGCTGAATCTCGCTACCGCTGCATCCATGTGCCTCTGGGAATCCTCCAAGGCGCTCGACGCAGACGAAAGGTAATCGCGATACCGACACCTATCGCATGTCCCCCTCGCGCATTCATGTGTCGGCTCCACGGGTAAAGTGGTGGACGCTTTTGAACCGACATCGCTGCAGACGCCCTGAGCTGCAGAGCACTTGTGGAAAGGCGCGGGTGAGCGTAAGCGTGGCCGACAACGCAACACAACTTCCGGATATTGAACTGACCGAGGAAGCCCTGAACCAGGCAGCAGACGATGCGATTGCTGCGTTCGAGGCTGCTGCGGACCTCGCGGCACTTGAAGATGCGCATCGCGCGCACCTGGGGGAGAAGTCCCCGATCATGCAGGCGCGTAAGTCGCTGGGGTCCATTCCGAAGGATCAGCGTAAGAACGCTGGTCGCTTTGTGAACATGGCGCGTGGCCGCGCCGAAAAGGTCTATGCCCAGCTGCGCCAGGTCCGCGAAGCAGAGCACCGCGAGAAGCAGCTGCGTGAGGAAAAGGTTGACGTTACGTTGCCTACCGCACGCGCTCACGCCGGCGCGATGCACCCGATCACCACACTGTCGGAGCACATCGCCGACATCTTCATCGGCATGGGTTGGGAAGTGGCCGAAGGCCCCGAGGTTGAAGCGGAGTACTTCAACTTCGACGCGCTGAACTTCATTCCGGACCATCCGGCCCGCACACTGCAGGACACCTTCTACACTGGCGAAGAAGGCTCCAAGCAGGTCATGCGTACACACACCTCGCCGGTGCAGGTGCGAACGATGCTTGAGCGCGATGTGCCGATCTACATTGCGTGCCCGGGCCGTGTGTTCCGTACGGACGAACTCGATGCCACCCACACCCCTGTGTTCCACCAGGTGGAGGGTCTCGCTGTGGACAAGGGACTGACGATGGCGCACCTGCGCGGCACGCTCGACCACCTGGCTAAGGTGCTGTTCGGCCCGGAAACCAAGACCCGTATGCGTACGAACTACTTCCCGTTTACCGAACCGTCTGCCGAGGTGGACGTTTGGTTCCCGAACAAGAAGGGCGGCGCTGGCTGGATTGAGTGGGGCGGCTGCGGCATGGTCAACCCGAACGTGCTGCGTGCTGTTGGCATCGACCCGGAGGAGTACACCGGTTTTGCGTTCGGCATGGGCCTTGAGCGCACGCTGCAGTTCCGCAATGGCCTGTCGGATATGCGCGACATGGTCGAAGGCGATGTCCGTTTCACTATTCCGTTCGGCGTGCAGGCGTAAAAGGAGAACCAAGAATGCTTATTTCCAAGAATTGGATCACCCGCCTGCTTAATCAGGCAGGCAACCAGGGCTTCAATCCCTCCGACGAGGAATTGGACGCCGGTTTTGTCCGCGTCGGTTTTGAGACCGAGGGCTACGAGCCGCTGCCTGAGGTGACCGGCCCGCTCGTCATTGGCCGAGTAGCCGAGATCGAGGAACTGACCGGGTTTAAGAAGCCCATCCGCTACTGCCAGGTTGATGTCGGACAGGCCAACGGCACAGGTGAACTGCAGGGCATCATCTGTGGCGCGCGAAACTTCAAGGAAGGCGACCTAGTCATCGTGTCGCTTCCGGGTGCGGTATTGCCAGGTGGCTTTGCTATCTCCGCGCGCAAAACCTACGACCACATTTCGAACGGCATGATGGCGTCCGCAGCAGAACTTGGCCTGGCTACAAAGAGCGAAGGCATCATCACACTGGAGGAGGGGGCAGCGACCCCGGGCGATGACGCTCGCGAGATCCTCGGCTCCGGCGACACCGTGTTCGAGGTTAACGTCACCCCGGACCGTGGCTACGCGCTGTCTGCACGCGGCCTGACCCGTGAGATCGCATCCGCCTTCGACCTGGCGTTTAAGGATGTCGCGCAGGATCCGTCGATCGCAGGCGTTAATATGTCTGCTGTTCCGGAGCCGGCAGGCGAGAGCATCCCCGTCGAGGTTGAGGCCTCGACGAAGGCGCAGCGCTTCGGCCTGCGCACTGTGAAGGGCATCGACCCGAAGGCACAGGCGCCGTTCTGGATGCAGCGTGAACTCATGCTCAGCGGTGTTCGCTCTGTAAACGCGGCGACTGACGTGACTAACTACGTCATGCTGTTGCTTGGTCAGCCGATGCACGCATTCGACGCCGACAAGATCTCCGGCGGCCTACGGGTGCACAATGCTGAGGTCGGTCAGAAGTTTGAAACGCTCGACCACGTTGAGCGGACGCTGACCGCAGACGATGTGGTGATCAGCGACGACAACGGCATCCAGTCCCTCGCCGGCGTTATGGGTGGCACGACGTCGGAGATTTCCGACGACACCGTGAACGTCCACTTCGAGGCTGCAACCTGGGATCCGCTGACTGTTGCTCGTACTGCACGTCGCCTGAAGCTGAGCTCGGAGGCCTCTCGTCGATTTGAGCGCGGCGTTGACCCCGCCATCGTCGAGGTCGCTCTGGATGCCGCTTGTGCGCTCCTCGTCGAGATCGCTGGCGGCTCGATCGAGGCTGGCCGTACGCTTGTCGGTGACGTTAAACCGCGTGAGCCGATTGCCATGCGTGCCTCGCGCCCGTCTGAGCTCATCGGTGTGGACTACTCCCGCGATACGGTTGTGCGCCGTCTTGAGGAGGTCGGCTGCACTATCGCAGGCGAGGGTGAGAACCTTCAGGTCACGCCGCCGACATGGCGTACCGATATCACCGTTCCGGTGGAACTTGTCGAAGAGGTCGTGCGCCTTGAGGGACTCGACGATATCCCGTCGATCCTGCCAACACCGCGTGGTGGTCGCGGCTTGAGCCCGCTGCAGCGTCGCCGTCGCGCGGTCACGCACGCGCTGGCGTACTCCGGCTACGCGGAGATCATCCCGACGCCGTTTATTGCCAACGACACGTTCGACGTGTGGGGGCTCGACGCAGACGATCCGCGCCGCAACACGGTGAAGGTGCAGAACCCGTTGGATGCTGACTACGGCATCTTGGGCACGACGCTTCTGCCGTCGATGCTCGAGGCAGCAGGCCGCAATGTTGCCCGCGGCCGTGGCGATATTGCGCTCTACTCGGTTGCACAGACCTCTGAGAAGCGCGCGGATGTTTCGCCGTTGCCGGCCGTTACCCAGCGTCCAGCAGACGACGTTGTCGCAGAACTTATTCAGTCGCTGCCAAAGCAGAATCTGCATGCCGCAACGGTGGCGCTCGGCAACGTCGAGCTCGAGGGGCCGTGGGGCAATGGGCGCGCCTATGAGTGGTCGGACGCGATCCAGTCTGCGCAGATCGTCGCCCGCGCATGCGGTGTTGAACTCGACATCGTCGCTGCCGAGGTTCTGCCGTGGCACCCGGGGCGCTGTGCGGAACTCTCTGTCCGCGATGCTGCTGGCGACCGTATCGTCGTTGGCCATGCTGGCGAGCTGCACCCGCAGATTCTGGAGAAGCTAAACCTGCCAGCGCGCACGTGCGCGATGGAGCTCGACCTGACTGCGATCCCGCTGGAGGAGCGTCTTCCGGCGCCGCGCCTGTCGTCGTTCCCGCTGTTGCACCAGGACATCGCGCTCGTCGTCGATGAGGAAGTTCCGGCTGAAGACGTCCGTCGCACTCTCGTTGAGGGCGCAGGTGAGCTTGTCGAGGACGTAACGCTTTTCGACGTCTACCGTTCGGAATCCCTCGGCGAGGGCAAGAAGTCTCTCGCATTCGGCCTGGCCTTCCGTGCGCCCGATCGCACGCTGAAGGAAGAGGAAGGCTCGGAGGCTCGCCTCAAGGCAGCCGAGTTGGCTAAGGAGCGCTTCGGCGCAGAAATGCGCGGGTAAATATTAATCCGTGAATAACTTACGGCGCACTGCATAACTGATACACTGTCCGCTATGTCAGAAAGTGTGATCAAGGTTGCGGTCGCCGGAGCCACCGGGTACGCAGGGGGTGAGATTCTCCGTCTGCTGCTCGGGCACCCCGCCTACCTTGCGGGTTCGCTTCAGATCGGTGCTCTTACCGGAGCATCGAACGCTGGCCAGCAGGTCGGCAATCTAATGCCTCATCTGCCGGAACTTGCAGATCGGGTCATTGAGCCAACAACAATCGATGTGCTTGCTGGCCACGATGTTGTGTTCCTCGGCTTGCCGCACGGCCACTCCGCCGAGATCGGTCAGGCTCTCGGCGAGGACGTCGTCGTGATTGACTGCGCTGCAGATTTTCGGTTGCGCGATGCCGAGCAATGGAAGCGTTTCTACGGCTCTGAGCATGCAGGATCTTGGCCTTACGGGCTTCCCGAACTGCCGGGTCAGCGGGCCGCCCTGCAGGGGGCAAACCGTGTCGCTGTCCCGGGGTGTTTCCCCACTGGGGCAACGCTTGCGGCCTGGCCGGCACTCGAAGCGGGGCTCGTGGAGCCTGATCTGACCATCGTTGCTATTACCGGTGTATCCGGTGCCGGCAAGAAGGCCAATGTCGATCTGCTTGGCGCGGAAACGATGGGCTCCTTGAAAGCCTATGGCGTCGGCGGGACGCACCGGCACACACCAGAGATCCAACAAAGCCTTGAGTCGGTTGCTGGCACCAGCGTTGCCGTGAGCTTTACCCCGGTACTAGCACCGCTGCCGCGCGGGATTCTCACCACAGTGACCGCACCATTGGCGCAGGGCGTTACAGCAGAGGCGGTAAAAAGCGCGTACGAACAGGCGTACCAGGGAGAACAGTTTGTCAGGCTGCTTCCGGCAGGCTCGCAGCCGCAAACCCAGCATGTCGTGGGCACGAACATGTGCGCCGTGCAGGTTGAAGTGGACGAGCACGCCGGCAAGTTGGTGGCGACGAGTGCCATCGACAACCTGACCAAGGGCACTGGTGGTGCCGCTGTGCAATGCATGAACCTTGCACTCGGGTGGGACGAAGGGGCAGGACTATCGCGAGCTGCGGTGGCTCCGTAACCGCCACTTCACAACGACTCTCCACCCCTGTTGAAAGGAAAACGAACAATTCATGACCACCACCGGAGTAACCGCGCCGAAGGGCTTTAGCGCTGCAGGTATCAGCGCCGGGATCAAGGCGTCTGGCAACCGTGATCTCGCATTGGTTGTCAACGAAGGCCCGGAGTTTGCTGGTGCAGCCGTATTTACTCGGAACAAAGTGTTTGCAGCGCCAGTGAAAGTGAGCCGTGAGACTGCAGCTGGCGGCACCATTAAGGCTCTGATTGTGAACTCGGGAAACGCGAACGCGTGTACCGGCGCACAAGGATACGAAGACGCAAAAGCCATGCAGCGCCTGACCGCAGAAGGCATCGGGGTCGACCCAGCCCACGTTGCGGTCTGCTCGACGGGGCTGATCGGCGACACACTTCCGATGGACAAGGTGGAAGCCGGTATCGGTGTCGTCGTCAAGCAACTCGGCGATGATGGAGCGGGTGCTGCAGATGCGATTCGGACGACAGATACGGTGGCGAAAGAAGCCGTCGTCAAGGGCGACGGCTGGACTGTGGGGGCGATGGGAAAGGGTGCCGGCATGATGGCGCCGTCGCTGGCGACGATGCTTGTCTGCATCACCACCGACGCAAAGGCTGACAGCGCCACGTTGCAGGCTGCGCTCGAGCAAGCCTGTGCCATGACGTTTAACACGTTGGATATTGATGGCTCGACTTCCACCAACGACACGGTCGTCGCAATGGCAAGCGGTGCCAGTGGCGTGACCCCAACGCAAGCAGAACTCAACGCCGCAGTGCACGAAGCGTGCGCGAAGCTAGCGGCGATGATGCAGTCGGATGCGGAAGGCGTGACCAAGCGTGTCGCGATCACCGTCCAAGGAGCGCTCGACGATGCACAAGCGCTCAACGCAGCGCGCGCGATCGGCCGTGACAGCCTGGTCAAGACTGCGATGTTCGGCTCCGATCCGAACTGGGGCCGCGTGCTGGCAGCCGTAGGCATGGCCGATGCCGAGATGGATGCGGAGAACATCTCCGTGACCTTCAACGGTCAGACCGTATGCGAACAGTCGACCGGCGCACCGGGCGCCCGCGACGTTGACTTGAGCGGAGCCGACATCGACGTTGTTGTGGACCTGGGCACCGGGGGAGCGGGCAGCGCAACCGTGCGCACAACCGACCTCTCGCACGCCTACGTCGAGATCAATTCCGCGTACTCGAGCTAGGAGGTGGGTGAGTTGATGCCTAATCTAACGAGTGAACAGCGCGCCACCGTCCTCGCTGAAGCCCTGCCGTGGCTGCAGCACTACCGCGACAAGATTGTGGTGGTGAAGTACGGCGGTAACGCCATGATTGATGAAGACCTCAAGGCGGCGTTCGCCGCAGACATGGTGTTTCTGCGCACTGTGGGCGCGAAGCCCGTGGTCGTACATGGCGGCGGGCCGCAGATCAGCGCGATGCTCAAGCGTTTGGGCCTCGACGGCGGCGAGTTCGTCGGCGGGTTCCGTGTCACCACGCCGGAAATCCTGGATGTCGTGCGCATGGTGCTGTTCGGGCAGGTGGGCCGAGATCTTCTGGGCAAGATCAATTCCCACGGCCCGTACGCGGTAGGCACCTCAGGAGAGGATGCCGGCTTGTTCACGGCCAAGCGCCGCCAGGTCGAAGTGGAAGGTGAGCTCGTCGATATCGGGCTGGTCGGCACCATCACCGACGTGAATCCGGCAGCGGTGATGGACATCATCGACGCCGGCCGTATCCCGGTCGTCTCTGGCATCGCTCCGGGCGAAAACGGCGAGGTCTACAACATCAACGCTGACGAAGCCGCAGGCGCGCTGGCAGCTGCGATCGGCGCGGAACGCCTCGTAGTTCTCACCAACGTGGAGGGCCTTTACACCGATTGGCCCAACCGCGATTCGCTTTTGTCCAAGATCGAGGCGGCCGAGCTTGAGAAGATGCTGCCGGGCCTAGACACCGGGATGATCCCGAAGATGGAAGCTTGCCTGACCGCGGTCCAGGGCGGGGTGAAAGCGGCACACGTTATTGATGGTCGTGTGGCCCACTCAGTGCTTCTCGAACTACTGACCATGGGTGGTGTGGGCACGATGGTGCTTCCAGACGATTACGACCGCACCCACTACCCAGACGGCACAATCTTTAGGAAGGATGAGGCATGAGCAACTTCGCTACACGCTGGTCGGAGTCACTGCTAGACACGTACCCAGCCCCGCCGGTTGAACTCGTCGCTGGCGATGGCGCTACCGTCACCGATGCCGACGGGAAAACGTACATCGACATGCTCGCAGGCATCGCCGTGAACGCGTTGGGACATGCCAACCCAGCCATCGTGCAGGCGGTGTCGCAGCAGGTGGCCACTCTCGGTCACGTATCTAACCTGTTTGGTTCCCATCCGGTGGTTGAAGTAGCGGAGAAGCTGCGCGCACGCGTCGGCGACGAGACCGCCCGTGTGTTTTTCAGTAACTCCGGCGCAGAGGCCAATGAGGCCGCGTTTAAGCTTGCCCGTCTCACTGGTCGGGGGCGCATCCTCGCAGCCGAGCATGGTTTCCACGGCCGCACCATGGGCTCGCTCGCGCTGACCGGACAGCCAGAGAAGCAGGCCCCGTTCGCGCCATTGCCCGCCGGCGTGGAGTTCTACCCGTATGGCGACATTGATGCGCTGACGGCTCTGGTTGAGCAGAACCCTACCGATACTGCCGCCATCATCTTGGAGCCGATTCAGGGCGAAACCGGCGTCA includes the following:
- a CDS encoding TrmH family RNA methyltransferase, with the protein product MALDFEQPFTERTPRVVNAAKLKRAAGRRKAKAFLAEGENAVEAAVATGAATDLFVTEAAAERFEEIVRAAGYMDVYTHAINDKAAQHLADAVTNTGIFAVCRPVLWTVPSILKGRPRLVAVCVETNDPGNAGTIIRLVDALGADAVIFAGDTVDPESPKVVRSTAGSLFHVPVARDRDVHRVIGQLHSAGLATVATSASGETSLAQADEVLARPTAWLFGNEAHGLSDELLTNADHRISIPIKGSAESLNLATAASMCLWESSKALDADER
- the pheT gene encoding phenylalanine--tRNA ligase subunit beta; translation: MLISKNWITRLLNQAGNQGFNPSDEELDAGFVRVGFETEGYEPLPEVTGPLVIGRVAEIEELTGFKKPIRYCQVDVGQANGTGELQGIICGARNFKEGDLVIVSLPGAVLPGGFAISARKTYDHISNGMMASAAELGLATKSEGIITLEEGAATPGDDAREILGSGDTVFEVNVTPDRGYALSARGLTREIASAFDLAFKDVAQDPSIAGVNMSAVPEPAGESIPVEVEASTKAQRFGLRTVKGIDPKAQAPFWMQRELMLSGVRSVNAATDVTNYVMLLLGQPMHAFDADKISGGLRVHNAEVGQKFETLDHVERTLTADDVVISDDNGIQSLAGVMGGTTSEISDDTVNVHFEAATWDPLTVARTARRLKLSSEASRRFERGVDPAIVEVALDAACALLVEIAGGSIEAGRTLVGDVKPREPIAMRASRPSELIGVDYSRDTVVRRLEEVGCTIAGEGENLQVTPPTWRTDITVPVELVEEVVRLEGLDDIPSILPTPRGGRGLSPLQRRRRAVTHALAYSGYAEIIPTPFIANDTFDVWGLDADDPRRNTVKVQNPLDADYGILGTTLLPSMLEAAGRNVARGRGDIALYSVAQTSEKRADVSPLPAVTQRPADDVVAELIQSLPKQNLHAATVALGNVELEGPWGNGRAYEWSDAIQSAQIVARACGVELDIVAAEVLPWHPGRCAELSVRDAAGDRIVVGHAGELHPQILEKLNLPARTCAMELDLTAIPLEERLPAPRLSSFPLLHQDIALVVDEEVPAEDVRRTLVEGAGELVEDVTLFDVYRSESLGEGKKSLAFGLAFRAPDRTLKEEEGSEARLKAAELAKERFGAEMRG
- the argC gene encoding N-acetyl-gamma-glutamyl-phosphate reductase, translating into MSESVIKVAVAGATGYAGGEILRLLLGHPAYLAGSLQIGALTGASNAGQQVGNLMPHLPELADRVIEPTTIDVLAGHDVVFLGLPHGHSAEIGQALGEDVVVIDCAADFRLRDAEQWKRFYGSEHAGSWPYGLPELPGQRAALQGANRVAVPGCFPTGATLAAWPALEAGLVEPDLTIVAITGVSGAGKKANVDLLGAETMGSLKAYGVGGTHRHTPEIQQSLESVAGTSVAVSFTPVLAPLPRGILTTVTAPLAQGVTAEAVKSAYEQAYQGEQFVRLLPAGSQPQTQHVVGTNMCAVQVEVDEHAGKLVATSAIDNLTKGTGGAAVQCMNLALGWDEGAGLSRAAVAP
- the rpmI gene encoding 50S ribosomal protein L35, whose product is MKQKTHKGTAKRIKVNGKGKLRREQAGKRHLNEKLSSKRRRKLSGTTDVAKADVKRAKRLLGMS
- the pheS gene encoding phenylalanine--tRNA ligase subunit alpha, with translation MSVSVADNATQLPDIELTEEALNQAADDAIAAFEAAADLAALEDAHRAHLGEKSPIMQARKSLGSIPKDQRKNAGRFVNMARGRAEKVYAQLRQVREAEHREKQLREEKVDVTLPTARAHAGAMHPITTLSEHIADIFIGMGWEVAEGPEVEAEYFNFDALNFIPDHPARTLQDTFYTGEEGSKQVMRTHTSPVQVRTMLERDVPIYIACPGRVFRTDELDATHTPVFHQVEGLAVDKGLTMAHLRGTLDHLAKVLFGPETKTRMRTNYFPFTEPSAEVDVWFPNKKGGAGWIEWGGCGMVNPNVLRAVGIDPEEYTGFAFGMGLERTLQFRNGLSDMRDMVEGDVRFTIPFGVQA
- the rplT gene encoding 50S ribosomal protein L20, whose translation is MARVKRSVNAKKKRRAILKSAKGYRGQRSRLYRKAKEQWLHSQTYAYRDRRKRKGEFRKLWIQRINAGARMNGITYNRLIHGLKLAEVEVDRKILAELAVSDFAAFSALCEVAKNALPEDVNAPKNAA
- the infC gene encoding translation initiation factor IF-3, which encodes MSAEARINDRIRVPEVRLVGPSGEQVGIVRTDDARKLAYEADLDLVEVAPNAKPPVAKIMDYGKFKYEQDQKAREARKNQQQTVVKEQKFRPKIDEHDYQTKKGNVERFLEKGNKVKVTIMFRGREQSRPELGYRLLERLAEDIGELGVVESRPKQDGRNMTMVFGPARKGKK
- the argJ gene encoding bifunctional glutamate N-acetyltransferase/amino-acid acetyltransferase ArgJ, with protein sequence MTTTGVTAPKGFSAAGISAGIKASGNRDLALVVNEGPEFAGAAVFTRNKVFAAPVKVSRETAAGGTIKALIVNSGNANACTGAQGYEDAKAMQRLTAEGIGVDPAHVAVCSTGLIGDTLPMDKVEAGIGVVVKQLGDDGAGAADAIRTTDTVAKEAVVKGDGWTVGAMGKGAGMMAPSLATMLVCITTDAKADSATLQAALEQACAMTFNTLDIDGSTSTNDTVVAMASGASGVTPTQAELNAAVHEACAKLAAMMQSDAEGVTKRVAITVQGALDDAQALNAARAIGRDSLVKTAMFGSDPNWGRVLAAVGMADAEMDAENISVTFNGQTVCEQSTGAPGARDVDLSGADIDVVVDLGTGGAGSATVRTTDLSHAYVEINSAYSS
- the argB gene encoding acetylglutamate kinase; translated protein: MPNLTSEQRATVLAEALPWLQHYRDKIVVVKYGGNAMIDEDLKAAFAADMVFLRTVGAKPVVVHGGGPQISAMLKRLGLDGGEFVGGFRVTTPEILDVVRMVLFGQVGRDLLGKINSHGPYAVGTSGEDAGLFTAKRRQVEVEGELVDIGLVGTITDVNPAAVMDIIDAGRIPVVSGIAPGENGEVYNINADEAAGALAAAIGAERLVVLTNVEGLYTDWPNRDSLLSKIEAAELEKMLPGLDTGMIPKMEACLTAVQGGVKAAHVIDGRVAHSVLLELLTMGGVGTMVLPDDYDRTHYPDGTIFRKDEA